One window of the Chitinophaga niabensis genome contains the following:
- a CDS encoding response regulator transcription factor produces the protein MNASVLLIEDESQLAQIVKDSLEMRGFRMFIANDGNEGLRLYRQHKPDVIVLDIMMPNMDGFSLTAEIRKSDKQTPIIFLSAKSQTIDVVKGFELGGNDYLKKPFSMDELIVRIRSLLNRFQPTPVQQEQGEDHVIIGQYAFNYTKQTLSRNNHTEFLSHREAEVLWRLCKHRNQVMERKSILLDIWGDDNFFNARSMDVFITKLRRYLKEDPRIQIVNIRGIGYKLIS, from the coding sequence ATGAACGCAAGCGTATTGTTGATAGAAGATGAATCGCAACTGGCACAGATCGTGAAAGACAGCCTGGAGATGCGGGGCTTCCGTATGTTCATTGCCAATGATGGTAACGAGGGCCTGCGCTTGTACCGGCAGCACAAACCGGATGTTATTGTGCTGGACATTATGATGCCGAATATGGACGGCTTTTCGCTGACTGCAGAGATCAGGAAATCAGACAAACAAACGCCGATCATTTTCCTTTCTGCGAAATCGCAGACGATTGATGTGGTAAAAGGGTTTGAGCTGGGTGGTAATGATTACCTGAAAAAGCCATTCAGCATGGATGAACTGATCGTAAGGATCCGGTCTTTGCTCAACCGCTTCCAGCCAACACCTGTGCAGCAGGAACAGGGGGAAGATCATGTGATCATCGGGCAATACGCCTTCAATTATACCAAACAAACGCTCTCCCGGAATAATCATACAGAGTTCCTTTCTCACCGGGAGGCAGAAGTACTCTGGCGTTTATGCAAACACCGCAACCAGGTGATGGAGCGGAAATCTATTTTGCTGGATATATGGGGGGATGATAATTTCTTCAATGCCCGCAGCATGGATGTGTTCATCACCAAACTACGCCGTTACCTGAAAGAAGATCCCAGGATACAGATTGTGAACATCCGCGGGATCGGGTATAAACTGATCTCTTAA
- a CDS encoding DEAD/DEAH box helicase: MSLPHLLKYVYNNGTDEVIRRGKRIFSTGGVELLEGDPVLKSATFRVKSDTHANYYKVSISKYHEPATMSVRCQCPYNLGDICRHEAAALFQLQEMLDRNHFESYETQYDQQHTLIKMKSIDLKTLKLLTSSPMMQDAETILRKTQAVIKAAKDEKVEAELKFEGKKYPLILQRNEERNFDTHCTCDEHEHPICIHKLALFLQLLHAHGPFYFDTLRNWDKEKNKLLSSYGYTLNDDLNGKFAFSYLNGKPFLRVLDPSIKKVEAPVTANKAEPPPEEETITVTRRLGVMLNANDKLFPYFQAELINGDANEDETEFVSLVTRLDLSKYVDFYQYKERDRELITPVRKIQHAEVSKFLNKNSPFAGIWENIMHENEDGLPMETMELIVEYLHPKITKLFPILMEHRLVFLLREGQPFKTKNLQPLLVADEPLQPYFKADPVNDHVEVTAWVDIEGEPVNVSANQWASPMLFLYNGSIFHFKRPQDSINIMRYQQMNALKVPSAEWQDFLKDVMLPLGKDYAVQFDSTLLAEVDDIIPETRVYLKEMGETFVIQPGFSYAGHEVEWNEESRITVQEANKVLVIHRNKEVENAFVAKLRTLHTNFNHLSNYNYFFLRSKEALKNNWFFLFFDALKEMDVRVFGFEQLRNFRFNPQKPVTNLQISSGIDWFDAQVEVLYGDQKVGIRDIKRALANKQNYVQLADGTLGLLPEEWLKKYSLLFKIGEEKDKGAGLKLSKYNFSVIDELYEFIDDDAILAELDEKRRKLLQFDEIRNVPLPKNVNANLRPYQESGFQWLNYLDEVKWGGILADDMGLGKTVQALTFIQHYKNENGKAMMLVVCPTTLIYNWENEIKKFTPGITYHIHHGPARIRAAEELQGFDVIITTYGTLRSDIQLLMKIQFDYVVLDESQAIKNPQSKVTKAAQLLNTRNRIALSGTPMQNNTFDIYAQMNFLNPGMLGSVDFFRNEFATPIDKFQDEERKEHLKKLIYPFILRRTKEQVAKDLPDKIETVIFCEMDPEQRHIYDAYRNTYRSKILGVIEDQGMERSQLTILQGLMKLRQICDSPAILNETEKYPNHSVKLHELTREIAENSGHHKVLVFSQFLGMLGLIRERMTHMKIPYEYFDGSTSTMDREKAIQNFQNNDDCRVFLISLKAGGVGLNLTAADYVYIVDPWWNPAVEQQAIDRTHRIGQTKNIFAYRMICKDTVEEKILELQERKKSLVKDIIADDNGFIKKLSKEDVLYLFS, encoded by the coding sequence ATGTCGCTACCCCATTTATTGAAATATGTTTATAATAACGGAACCGATGAGGTGATCCGCCGGGGGAAACGCATCTTTTCCACAGGCGGTGTGGAGTTGCTGGAAGGGGACCCTGTGCTCAAATCTGCTACTTTCCGCGTAAAAAGTGATACCCACGCTAACTACTATAAAGTTTCCATCAGCAAATATCACGAGCCCGCCACCATGAGTGTCCGGTGCCAGTGCCCTTATAACTTAGGAGATATCTGCCGGCACGAGGCGGCCGCACTTTTCCAGTTACAGGAAATGCTGGACAGGAATCATTTTGAATCATACGAAACACAATACGATCAGCAGCATACGCTGATCAAAATGAAATCCATCGATCTAAAAACCCTCAAACTCCTTACCTCCAGCCCTATGATGCAGGATGCAGAAACCATCCTCCGCAAAACACAGGCTGTGATCAAAGCTGCCAAAGATGAAAAGGTGGAGGCAGAACTGAAGTTTGAAGGCAAAAAATATCCGCTCATCCTGCAACGCAACGAAGAGCGGAACTTCGATACCCATTGCACCTGCGATGAACATGAACATCCCATCTGCATACATAAACTGGCCCTGTTCCTGCAATTGCTGCATGCACACGGACCATTTTATTTTGATACCCTCCGCAACTGGGATAAAGAAAAAAACAAACTCCTTTCCTCTTACGGATACACGCTGAACGATGACCTCAACGGGAAATTTGCGTTCTCTTACCTCAACGGCAAACCCTTCCTCCGCGTACTGGATCCCAGTATCAAAAAAGTGGAAGCACCCGTAACGGCAAACAAAGCAGAACCACCTCCCGAGGAAGAAACCATTACGGTAACACGCAGGCTGGGCGTTATGCTCAACGCCAACGATAAACTGTTCCCTTACTTCCAGGCAGAACTGATCAACGGCGATGCCAATGAAGATGAAACAGAATTCGTATCCCTCGTTACCCGGCTGGACCTTAGTAAATACGTAGACTTCTATCAATATAAAGAACGGGACAGGGAACTGATCACACCTGTACGCAAAATACAGCATGCGGAAGTCAGCAAATTCCTGAACAAAAATTCTCCTTTCGCGGGCATCTGGGAAAACATCATGCATGAAAATGAAGATGGTTTGCCCATGGAAACCATGGAGCTGATCGTGGAATACCTGCATCCCAAGATCACAAAACTCTTCCCGATACTGATGGAACACCGCCTGGTGTTCCTGTTAAGAGAAGGGCAGCCTTTTAAGACCAAGAACCTGCAACCCTTGCTGGTAGCAGATGAACCCTTGCAACCTTACTTCAAGGCAGACCCTGTAAATGACCATGTGGAAGTGACCGCCTGGGTAGATATTGAAGGAGAACCCGTGAACGTGTCTGCCAATCAATGGGCCAGCCCTATGCTGTTCCTGTATAATGGCAGCATCTTCCATTTCAAACGGCCGCAGGATAGCATCAACATTATGCGTTACCAGCAGATGAACGCATTAAAAGTACCGTCCGCAGAATGGCAGGACTTCCTGAAAGATGTGATGCTGCCCCTTGGCAAAGATTATGCAGTACAGTTTGATTCCACCCTGCTCGCAGAAGTGGATGATATTATACCGGAAACACGTGTGTACCTCAAAGAAATGGGCGAAACATTCGTGATCCAGCCAGGCTTCTCCTATGCAGGGCATGAAGTGGAATGGAATGAGGAAAGCCGCATCACTGTACAGGAAGCCAACAAAGTACTCGTTATTCACCGGAACAAGGAAGTGGAGAATGCTTTTGTGGCCAAGCTCCGCACCCTGCACACCAACTTTAACCATCTCAGTAACTATAACTACTTTTTCCTGCGTTCCAAAGAAGCGCTGAAGAACAACTGGTTCTTCCTTTTCTTTGATGCACTCAAGGAAATGGATGTTCGGGTATTCGGTTTCGAACAACTCCGCAACTTCCGTTTTAATCCGCAGAAACCCGTTACCAACCTGCAGATCAGTTCTGGTATAGATTGGTTTGATGCACAGGTGGAAGTATTGTATGGCGATCAGAAAGTCGGTATCCGCGATATCAAACGGGCATTGGCCAACAAGCAGAACTATGTGCAGCTGGCAGATGGCACCCTTGGTTTATTGCCGGAAGAATGGTTGAAAAAATATTCCCTGCTCTTTAAGATCGGGGAAGAAAAAGATAAAGGCGCCGGCCTGAAGTTGAGTAAATACAACTTCTCCGTGATCGATGAATTGTATGAATTCATTGATGATGATGCCATCCTTGCAGAGCTGGATGAAAAACGCCGCAAGCTCCTGCAGTTTGATGAGATCCGTAATGTGCCCTTACCAAAGAACGTGAATGCCAATCTCCGCCCCTACCAGGAGAGTGGTTTCCAATGGCTCAACTACCTGGATGAAGTGAAGTGGGGAGGCATCCTGGCAGATGATATGGGTCTTGGTAAAACCGTACAGGCACTTACGTTCATTCAGCACTACAAAAATGAGAACGGCAAAGCCATGATGCTGGTGGTTTGCCCTACTACGCTGATCTATAACTGGGAGAATGAGATCAAGAAATTCACACCCGGTATCACTTACCATATTCATCATGGCCCTGCACGTATCCGTGCTGCAGAAGAGTTACAGGGCTTTGATGTGATCATTACCACTTATGGTACCCTGCGCAGCGATATTCAATTGCTGATGAAGATCCAGTTCGACTATGTGGTACTGGATGAATCGCAGGCCATTAAGAATCCGCAATCCAAAGTCACCAAAGCAGCACAGTTGCTGAATACCCGCAACCGTATTGCATTGAGTGGTACCCCCATGCAGAACAATACCTTTGATATATACGCACAGATGAATTTCCTCAACCCGGGAATGCTGGGCAGTGTGGACTTCTTCAGAAATGAATTTGCCACCCCCATCGATAAGTTCCAGGATGAAGAAAGGAAAGAGCACCTGAAAAAACTCATCTATCCCTTCATTCTCCGCCGCACGAAAGAGCAGGTGGCCAAAGATCTGCCGGATAAGATCGAGACCGTGATCTTCTGTGAAATGGATCCTGAGCAAAGGCATATTTACGATGCTTACCGTAACACCTATCGTTCCAAGATCCTGGGTGTGATTGAAGATCAGGGTATGGAACGCAGCCAGCTCACCATCCTGCAGGGGCTTATGAAACTGCGCCAGATCTGTGATTCACCGGCTATCCTCAACGAAACAGAAAAATATCCCAACCATTCCGTAAAGCTGCACGAGCTCACCCGTGAGATTGCGGAAAACAGCGGGCACCATAAAGTTTTAGTGTTCAGCCAGTTCCTGGGCATGCTGGGCCTCATCCGGGAAAGGATGACACACATGAAGATCCCGTATGAATATTTTGATGGTAGTACCTCTACAATGGACAGGGAAAAAGCCATTCAAAATTTCCAGAATAACGATGATTGCAGGGTATTCCTCATTTCCCTGAAAGCGGGCGGTGTGGGGCTTAACCTTACCGCTGCGGATTACGTGTACATTGTTGACCCATGGTGGAACCCCGCTGTGGAACAACAGGCCATTGACCGTACACACCGTATCGGCCAGACCAAAAACATCTTTGCTTACCGCATGATCTGTAAAGACACTGTAGAAGAAAAAATACTGGAACTGCAGGAACGCAAAAAATCCCTCGTAAAAGATATCATTGCCGATGATAACGGCTTTATCAAAAAGCTGTCTAAGGAAGATGTACTGTATCTCTTCAGTTAA
- a CDS encoding MBL fold metallo-hydrolase — translation MTNYICTTCGVQYESGTTPPLHCPICEDDRQYVNPGGQSWTSLKEVAKQHRNIIEKISPDLYAIYTAPKFGIGQRAYLVISPGGNVLWDCITLLDPSTIDIIEKLGGIKAIVLSHPHYFSTIVEWSETFQADIYVHAEDAHWLGRRNNKLRLWEGDIEPLWDQIKIVRCGGHFPGACILHWPVGKGTLLVGDTIQVSPNLTTVSFMYSYPNNIPLPKKDILAIAFAVKLLQYNVMHGAFGLSIRENATAVMEQSVKRYLQIYE, via the coding sequence ATGACAAATTATATCTGCACCACTTGCGGCGTACAATATGAGTCCGGCACAACGCCACCACTCCACTGCCCCATTTGTGAAGACGACAGGCAATATGTAAACCCCGGCGGCCAAAGCTGGACCTCCCTGAAAGAGGTTGCCAAACAGCACCGTAATATCATAGAAAAGATCTCCCCGGACCTGTATGCCATCTATACTGCGCCAAAATTCGGCATAGGGCAGAGAGCTTATCTTGTAATAAGCCCCGGTGGCAATGTGTTATGGGACTGCATCACGTTATTAGACCCCAGCACCATAGACATCATTGAAAAACTCGGCGGCATCAAAGCCATTGTGCTTTCGCACCCCCATTATTTCAGCACTATTGTGGAATGGAGCGAAACATTCCAGGCGGATATTTATGTACATGCGGAAGATGCACACTGGCTGGGCCGGAGAAATAATAAACTGCGTTTATGGGAGGGGGATATAGAGCCTTTATGGGACCAGATCAAGATCGTACGTTGTGGCGGACATTTTCCCGGAGCCTGCATTTTACACTGGCCGGTTGGTAAGGGTACATTGCTGGTAGGAGATACCATCCAGGTATCCCCTAACTTAACAACCGTTTCTTTTATGTACAGTTATCCTAATAATATACCCCTGCCTAAAAAGGACATCCTGGCCATCGCATTTGCAGTTAAATTATTGCAATACAATGTGATGCACGGTGCTTTTGGCCTCAGTATCCGGGAAAATGCTACCGCTGTAATGGAACAGTCCGTAAAACGATACCTGCAGATCTATGAATAA
- a CDS encoding DoxX family protein, producing MANITSIENTKTQQLGLLILRIGVGVLFFIFGWQKIAGGEPVWTGVGGSMKFFGISAWPTFWGLLATIAEFLGGLLLVFGLFTRFAALSLVITMIVATVFKFALGSTLGDATGAIAMLLINVFFLLNGGGVYSADNFLRLKRQVA from the coding sequence ATGGCGAATATAACCTCTATTGAAAACACAAAGACCCAACAACTCGGATTATTAATATTGCGTATTGGCGTTGGGGTGCTCTTTTTTATTTTCGGATGGCAAAAGATAGCTGGCGGTGAGCCTGTTTGGACGGGAGTAGGTGGTTCCATGAAGTTTTTCGGTATCAGTGCATGGCCCACATTCTGGGGATTGCTGGCTACTATTGCTGAATTCCTGGGTGGATTGTTGCTCGTGTTTGGCTTATTCACCCGTTTTGCGGCCCTTTCACTGGTGATCACCATGATTGTGGCTACTGTATTTAAGTTTGCGCTCGGCTCTACATTAGGAGATGCCACAGGAGCGATTGCCATGCTGCTGATCAACGTATTCTTTTTGCTCAACGGCGGCGGCGTTTATTCAGCAGATAATTTCCTACGACTCAAAAGACAGGTCGCTTAA
- a CDS encoding 2-phosphosulfolactate phosphatase, translating into MDEITKPRLEVCLSPALLHLFDVKNSIVVIIDVLRATSTICTALYNGAAKVIPVATVEECVSIGRQLEAITAGERDGKIAEGLLHGNSPFEYPTEFIGGKVLVLTTTNGTKLLHMAKDAVQIITGSFPNISAVCEYLISQGQNVILGCAAWKDRVNMEDTLFAGAVVSRIKEHFDVNCDSAVAAETLYYSAKGDLFSFMKKASHFQRLARYGLEEDIKYCLTEDGANILPILRNGELVKEK; encoded by the coding sequence ATGGACGAAATAACAAAACCAAGGCTGGAAGTATGCCTTTCGCCAGCCCTCCTTCACTTGTTCGATGTTAAGAACAGCATTGTTGTAATTATCGATGTTTTACGCGCTACTTCCACCATTTGCACTGCATTATACAATGGTGCGGCAAAAGTTATTCCGGTGGCCACTGTGGAAGAATGTGTAAGTATCGGCCGCCAGCTGGAAGCCATTACTGCCGGAGAGCGGGATGGTAAAATTGCCGAAGGTTTATTGCATGGCAATTCCCCCTTCGAATATCCTACAGAATTCATTGGCGGCAAAGTGCTGGTGCTTACCACCACCAACGGTACCAAACTTTTGCACATGGCCAAAGATGCCGTACAGATCATTACCGGATCTTTCCCTAACATCTCCGCTGTTTGCGAATACCTGATCTCCCAGGGACAAAATGTGATCCTCGGTTGCGCTGCCTGGAAAGACCGCGTAAATATGGAAGATACTTTGTTTGCCGGAGCAGTTGTGAGCCGCATCAAAGAACATTTTGACGTTAACTGCGATTCTGCAGTTGCCGCTGAAACACTCTACTACAGTGCAAAAGGTGACCTGTTCTCTTTCATGAAAAAAGCATCACACTTCCAACGCCTGGCCCGTTACGGACTGGAAGAAGATATAAAATACTGCCTTACGGAAGATGGTGCCAACATCCTGCCCATCTTAAGGAATGGTGAACTGGTCAAAGAAAAATAA
- a CDS encoding SRPBCC family protein yields MPLIHLTTVIHAPLHRVFDLSRSITLHKRSMEHLKEEAIKGRTSGLIEYDETVTWRAKHLNKMRQLTMKITAMQKDHYFCDEMVDGDFTFMKHEHFFREIANGTVVIDIMEFGTPYGRIGRWFEKLYLKKYMRRLLTLRNNIIKEYAESEKWRVILD; encoded by the coding sequence ATGCCGCTGATCCATCTTACCACGGTTATTCATGCTCCATTGCACAGGGTCTTTGACCTGAGCAGGAGTATCACACTGCACAAGCGCAGTATGGAACACTTAAAAGAAGAGGCCATTAAAGGAAGAACAAGTGGATTGATAGAATATGATGAAACGGTTACATGGAGAGCAAAGCACCTCAATAAAATGCGGCAGCTCACCATGAAGATCACGGCCATGCAAAAAGACCATTACTTTTGCGATGAAATGGTGGATGGTGATTTCACCTTTATGAAACACGAACACTTTTTCCGCGAGATAGCAAATGGAACCGTAGTAATAGATATCATGGAGTTCGGAACACCTTATGGCCGCATTGGCCGCTGGTTTGAAAAGCTCTATCTCAAAAAATATATGCGGCGGCTGTTAACGCTGCGCAACAATATCATCAAGGAATACGCAGAGAGCGAAAAGTGGCGGGTGATCCTTGATTAA
- the gcvT gene encoding glycine cleavage system aminomethyltransferase GcvT: protein MKNTPFTHKHIALGAKMAPFAGYNMPISYTGINDEHAAVRNSAGVFDVSHMGEFILKGENALDLIQRVTSNDASKLTAGKAQYSCLPNTEGGIVDDLLVYCIEENKVYMLVVNASNIEKDWNWISQFNSKGVEMHNISDQTCLLAIQGPLATSILQTLTDKDVINLKYYTFVKGTFAGVENVLISATGYTGAGGLEIYFEDKDGAADKIWDAIFSAGASKGIKPIGLGARDTLRLEMGFCLYGNDIDDRTNPLEAGLGWITKFTKDFTARPILEKIKAEGVKQKLVGLEMIDKGIPRHDYEIKDAQGNLIGRVTSGTQSPTLQKAVGLGYVRTDFATLDSEVYIAVRDKLLKAKVSKVPFLS, encoded by the coding sequence ATGAAGAACACGCCGTTTACACACAAACACATTGCACTGGGCGCAAAAATGGCGCCATTCGCGGGTTATAATATGCCCATCTCTTATACCGGTATCAATGATGAACACGCAGCCGTGCGGAATAGTGCAGGTGTGTTTGATGTAAGCCATATGGGCGAATTTATTCTCAAAGGAGAAAATGCCCTGGACCTCATTCAGCGCGTTACCAGTAACGATGCCTCCAAACTTACTGCCGGAAAGGCCCAGTACTCCTGCCTTCCCAATACAGAGGGAGGAATTGTGGACGACCTGCTGGTATATTGCATCGAGGAAAATAAAGTATACATGCTGGTAGTGAACGCCAGTAATATTGAAAAGGACTGGAACTGGATCAGCCAGTTCAATTCCAAAGGGGTGGAAATGCATAACATTTCAGACCAAACCTGCCTGCTGGCCATCCAGGGCCCTCTTGCCACCAGCATCCTGCAGACCTTAACAGACAAAGACGTAATCAATCTTAAGTATTACACCTTCGTAAAAGGAACTTTTGCCGGGGTGGAAAATGTACTGATCAGCGCTACCGGTTATACCGGTGCCGGTGGTCTTGAGATCTATTTTGAAGATAAGGACGGTGCAGCAGATAAGATCTGGGATGCTATTTTTTCCGCCGGAGCATCCAAAGGTATCAAGCCAATTGGCCTCGGTGCCCGGGATACCCTCCGCCTGGAAATGGGTTTCTGCCTCTATGGGAATGATATAGACGACCGTACCAATCCACTGGAAGCCGGTTTGGGCTGGATCACCAAGTTCACAAAAGACTTTACCGCCCGCCCCATCCTGGAAAAAATTAAGGCAGAAGGTGTTAAACAAAAACTGGTAGGCCTTGAGATGATAGATAAAGGCATTCCCCGCCATGATTATGAGATCAAAGATGCACAGGGCAACCTGATCGGCAGGGTTACTTCCGGCACACAATCTCCCACCCTCCAGAAAGCAGTAGGATTGGGATATGTGAGAACAGACTTTGCAACACTCGATTCAGAAGTTTATATTGCAGTGCGCGACAAGCTCCTGAAAGCAAAAGTTTCCAAGGTGCCATTCCTGTCTTAA
- a CDS encoding M20/M25/M40 family metallo-hydrolase — protein sequence MKKCYLLLPLVCITLVAYPQKKADRKTVNNLQLHVTYLASDKLAGRRTGTEGEQLAYAYIAEQMKLAGLSPKGDKGYLQTFTVREGKEPGANTKFNINHQAIKPEHYRPLPFSAVKAAKGEVLPGVNEMDNIWLDNVKAWDEKVSPHASPMELYIKKTKEAKKNGATGIVFYNGPEEFNTVTRWLDEKLEALPIPAVWVGPEASKTFSADDANGFQIEMQVDFKDSKRTGTNVVGYIDNGAANTVVIGAHYDHLGLGEDHNSLAPSEKAIHNGADDNASGTAALLELGRLLKASKLKNNNYLLIAFSGEELGLFGSKYYTEHSTIDITSVNYMVNMDMVGRLNNDKGLQIGGIGTSPSWTAILKSSLPSGLKVSYDSSGTGPSDHTSFYRKDIPVLFFFTGTHADYHKPSDDADKINYEGELTVVKAVYEIIEKTNAQPRLAFTKTREMQMGRSTRFTVTLGIMPDYTYSKGGVRVDGVSDGKPASKAGLATGDVIIQLGSMPVTDVETYMGALSTFKAGDQTTVKVKRGKEEKVFDIRF from the coding sequence GTGAAAAAGTGTTACCTGTTACTCCCACTCGTTTGTATAACGCTGGTTGCTTACCCGCAAAAGAAAGCTGATCGCAAAACTGTCAATAACCTGCAATTGCATGTGACTTACCTGGCCAGTGATAAGCTGGCAGGGCGCCGTACGGGCACGGAAGGTGAACAACTGGCCTACGCGTACATTGCAGAACAGATGAAACTGGCGGGTCTTAGCCCCAAAGGGGATAAAGGGTACCTCCAAACTTTCACGGTACGGGAAGGCAAAGAACCCGGCGCCAACACAAAATTTAACATTAACCACCAGGCCATCAAACCTGAACATTACAGGCCATTGCCCTTCAGTGCTGTAAAAGCCGCCAAGGGAGAAGTGCTGCCGGGGGTAAATGAAATGGATAATATCTGGCTGGACAATGTGAAGGCCTGGGATGAAAAGGTAAGCCCACATGCTTCTCCAATGGAGCTGTATATAAAAAAGACCAAAGAGGCTAAAAAGAACGGGGCCACCGGCATTGTATTCTATAATGGCCCGGAGGAGTTCAATACCGTTACCCGCTGGTTGGATGAAAAGTTGGAAGCCTTGCCGATCCCGGCAGTATGGGTAGGTCCGGAAGCCAGCAAAACCTTTTCCGCAGATGATGCCAACGGGTTCCAGATAGAAATGCAAGTGGATTTTAAAGACAGCAAACGTACCGGCACCAATGTGGTAGGGTATATCGATAACGGAGCCGCCAATACGGTTGTTATCGGCGCACATTATGATCACCTGGGACTGGGAGAAGATCATAATTCCCTTGCCCCCAGCGAAAAGGCCATTCATAACGGGGCAGATGATAATGCCAGCGGAACAGCTGCCCTGCTGGAATTGGGCAGATTATTGAAGGCATCTAAACTTAAAAACAACAATTACCTGCTGATCGCTTTTTCCGGGGAAGAACTGGGGCTTTTTGGCAGTAAATACTATACAGAACACAGCACTATAGACATTACATCCGTGAATTACATGGTGAACATGGATATGGTAGGCCGTCTCAATAATGATAAGGGTTTACAGATCGGCGGCATCGGCACTTCCCCTTCCTGGACGGCCATCCTCAAAAGCAGCCTGCCTTCAGGGTTAAAAGTAAGTTATGATTCTTCCGGCACCGGCCCTTCTGACCATACCTCCTTTTACCGGAAAGATATTCCCGTACTTTTCTTTTTCACCGGGACCCATGCAGATTACCACAAACCAAGTGATGACGCGGATAAGATCAATTATGAGGGAGAACTGACGGTGGTGAAAGCAGTATATGAGATCATTGAAAAAACCAATGCGCAGCCCCGCCTGGCTTTTACCAAAACCCGGGAAATGCAGATGGGCCGCAGTACCCGTTTTACGGTAACACTGGGTATTATGCCGGACTATACCTATAGCAAAGGAGGTGTGCGGGTAGATGGGGTTTCTGATGGTAAGCCCGCCAGCAAGGCAGGATTGGCTACGGGAGACGTGATCATTCAACTGGGTAGTATGCCCGTTACCGATGTGGAAACTTATATGGGAGCCCTGTCGACATTTAAAGCCGGCGACCAAACGACTGTTAAAGTAAAGCGCGGAAAAGAAGAGAAAGTATTTGACATCCGTTTTTAA
- a CDS encoding NUDIX hydrolase, producing the protein MPVHQHIRVTAEAVVLRFSSKEGMMVLLSKRSIPPHIFKWGLPGGFVQNDEPLETTVHREIRDETGLRVNYLEQFKTFGAPDRDPRGRVLCVAHVGLIKPSASKLTLGAGNKEARWYPVRELPQMAFDHTDVIAAALEHLRLRFRHEPLAFELLDAKFPVSELEKLYEWLYDRMVDRRNFQKKIHGLGLLTTQQEKLKHPLQGRPAQLFSFNREKFTELQEKGTFVEIFS; encoded by the coding sequence TTGCCAGTTCATCAACACATCAGGGTGACAGCGGAGGCCGTAGTGCTTCGCTTCAGCTCTAAGGAAGGCATGATGGTACTGCTCAGTAAACGCAGTATCCCTCCTCACATTTTTAAATGGGGGCTCCCGGGTGGTTTTGTTCAAAACGATGAACCGCTGGAAACCACTGTACATCGTGAAATCCGCGATGAGACGGGGCTCCGTGTTAATTACCTGGAACAGTTCAAAACTTTTGGTGCGCCGGACCGTGATCCGCGTGGGCGTGTATTGTGTGTGGCACATGTAGGGCTGATCAAACCTTCTGCCTCCAAACTTACGCTGGGCGCGGGAAACAAAGAAGCACGCTGGTATCCCGTGAGAGAATTGCCACAAATGGCTTTTGATCACACAGATGTGATTGCTGCTGCACTGGAACATCTTCGCCTGCGTTTCCGGCATGAACCCCTGGCTTTTGAATTGCTCGATGCCAAGTTCCCTGTTTCCGAACTCGAGAAACTCTACGAATGGTTGTACGACCGGATGGTGGACCGCCGGAATTTCCAGAAAAAGATCCATGGCCTGGGTTTACTGACCACCCAGCAGGAGAAATTAAAACATCCTTTACAAGGGCGTCCGGCTCAATTATTTAGCTTTAACCGGGAGAAATTCACGGAATTACAGGAAAAGGGCACTTTCGTTGAAATATTCTCCTAA